A genome region from Roseovarius sp. THAF27 includes the following:
- the repB gene encoding plasmid partitioning protein RepB, with the protein MGASLMARNIFNQPPKDEKESAAPSPTPPKAAKLPGSVGGLRDSLREITANSIRDLEPDQIDMDGLRDRLVLEDSSIDELAESIRKHGQQVPIMVRPSTQPDRYRIIYGRRRLAAIRMVGGTVKAIVRTLDDDASLIAQGQENNLRLDPSFIEKSLFIKEMQESGYKPNVIQDALGLTRQGVSNHRVVIEQLPEGLVQLIGPAHGIGRRQWGDLAAFSKKIDLVNTAKEAIAALPDDTPSAEKFQAVYSACSNKARSDKKQANRGLTSVVKDGDGSSVGTLTVDQKTIAIKIAKKDNPEFGRWLEERAEATLLQLFEQWRNESGSGS; encoded by the coding sequence ATGGGGGCGTCGCTGATGGCCCGAAATATCTTCAATCAGCCTCCAAAGGACGAGAAGGAGAGCGCGGCCCCCTCCCCTACCCCGCCAAAAGCGGCAAAACTGCCAGGATCTGTTGGCGGCTTGCGCGACTCTTTGCGCGAGATCACCGCGAATTCCATTCGGGACCTCGAGCCCGATCAGATTGATATGGATGGTCTGCGCGATCGGTTGGTGCTGGAGGATTCCAGTATTGATGAGTTGGCCGAAAGCATTCGCAAGCATGGGCAACAAGTGCCAATTATGGTCCGTCCATCGACCCAACCGGACAGATACCGTATCATCTACGGCCGACGCAGACTTGCAGCAATCCGCATGGTCGGGGGAACGGTCAAGGCGATCGTTCGAACCTTGGATGACGACGCATCTCTGATCGCACAGGGCCAAGAGAACAACCTCCGACTAGACCCGTCTTTTATCGAGAAATCTCTTTTTATCAAAGAGATGCAGGAATCAGGTTACAAGCCAAACGTTATTCAGGATGCTCTAGGCTTAACACGGCAGGGCGTATCCAACCATCGCGTCGTCATAGAGCAACTGCCAGAAGGGCTTGTACAGCTGATCGGGCCGGCACATGGCATCGGACGACGGCAATGGGGTGACCTGGCCGCGTTCTCGAAAAAGATAGATCTGGTGAACACGGCCAAAGAGGCGATTGCCGCCCTGCCCGACGACACTCCAAGCGCGGAGAAGTTTCAGGCAGTCTACTCGGCTTGCTCGAACAAGGCGCGTAGCGACAAGAAGCAAGCTAACCGCGGCCTAACGTCCGTCGTCAAAGATGGGGACGGTAGCTCTGTGGGAACGCTGACAGTCGATCAAAAAACGATCGCCATCAAGATCGCCAAGAAGGACAACCCAGAATTCGGCCGATGGCTCGAAGAGCGCGCGGAGGCAACGCTTTTGCAGCTTTTCGAACAGTGGCGGAATGAGAGCGGCTCTGGGTCCTAA
- the repC gene encoding plasmid replication protein RepC: MAFTKLSIGTAGADASRGPISAAETDIWTIFRALRDARSVFGLRPGHIQTLQAMLSFLKPGHGETVFASNNSICQRVGGIDERTLRRHINRFVELGFIKRNDSSNRKRYRVRSSRGQCISYGLSLTPLLQRANELVAIAHEMENNRRDRIFARKQILTKLAHLEEHDPSNTFISHARKALRRKLSLPEYHALLADTDRECQSLHTPDDPPETVELPANDRQTVRHQSKSEEEKKDLDSNIGNEALKPDLLTSVCDQATSFSTERLRDWLDIENHARTLAPMMGIHPDTFEKAKNAVGAQKASCAIFIMLQLGKRIRDFGAYFHSITLGQRQDQFDPMALIKRLSKTAMQTA; the protein is encoded by the coding sequence ATGGCATTTACAAAACTATCGATCGGAACCGCTGGTGCTGATGCATCACGCGGTCCAATTTCTGCGGCCGAAACCGACATTTGGACCATCTTCAGGGCACTGAGAGATGCACGCAGCGTGTTCGGTCTACGTCCTGGCCATATCCAAACACTTCAAGCAATGCTCAGTTTCTTGAAACCAGGCCATGGCGAAACGGTTTTCGCGTCCAACAACTCGATTTGCCAGCGCGTCGGCGGTATCGACGAGCGGACCCTTCGCAGACACATCAACCGTTTCGTTGAACTCGGTTTCATCAAGCGCAATGACAGCTCGAACCGAAAGCGCTACCGCGTTCGCTCATCCCGCGGTCAATGCATTAGCTATGGACTGTCTCTAACCCCCCTCCTCCAACGCGCGAACGAGCTTGTCGCCATCGCACATGAGATGGAAAATAACCGGCGGGATCGGATATTTGCCCGCAAACAGATCCTTACAAAGCTCGCCCATTTGGAAGAGCATGATCCCAGCAACACATTCATCAGCCACGCACGGAAAGCTCTACGCAGGAAGCTGAGCCTCCCTGAATACCACGCGCTACTCGCAGACACAGACAGAGAATGCCAGAGTTTACATACCCCAGATGACCCACCAGAAACTGTAGAATTGCCCGCCAATGACAGACAAACTGTCCGGCACCAATCTAAGTCTGAAGAAGAAAAAAAAGATTTAGATAGCAACATAGGCAATGAAGCTCTGAAACCAGACTTGCTAACCTCAGTTTGCGATCAAGCGACGTCCTTCTCCACAGAGAGGCTTAGAGACTGGTTGGACATTGAAAACCATGCTCGAACACTTGCACCCATGATGGGGATTCACCCAGATACATTCGAAAAAGCCAAGAATGCAGTAGGAGCTCAGAAAGCATCATGCGCGATCTTCATCATGCTACAACTTGGAAAACGCATCAGGGACTTTGGAGCGTATTTTCACAGTATTACCTTGGGCCAACGTCAAGACCAGTTTGATCCAATGGCTTTGATCAAGCGTCTATCCAAAACTGCTATGCAAACCGCCTAG
- a CDS encoding IS481 family transposase: MNNPHQGARLTVHSRELIVARHAAGRPARQIAEEFGVSVRTIHKWLRRYREGGHGALGNGASAPVRRPGRLGEARIALILDLRRRFRMAAAVIAERLGLARSTVARWLARHGVGRRAALDPPPPVRRYQRERPGELIHIDIKKLGRFDRPGHRVTGSRTKGSSRGAGWDFVHVAVDDATRLAYVEVLPDERKESATAFLGRARAWFAARGIKVERVMTDNGSCYRSRLFRQILDAHTIRHIRTRPYTPKTNGKAERFIQTLIRDWAYGATYASSAARNSDLTRWLDWFNLRRPHSALNGQAPTMALNNHMRSHN, from the coding sequence ATGAACAACCCACATCAAGGTGCACGTCTCACTGTTCATAGTCGAGAGCTTATCGTCGCCCGCCATGCCGCAGGTCGGCCCGCCCGGCAGATCGCCGAGGAGTTCGGCGTGTCGGTGCGCACGATCCACAAATGGCTCCGACGATACCGGGAGGGCGGTCATGGCGCGCTCGGCAATGGCGCAAGCGCGCCCGTTCGGCGCCCAGGGCGTCTCGGTGAGGCCCGGATCGCTCTGATCCTCGATCTGCGCCGCCGCTTCCGCATGGCGGCGGCGGTCATCGCCGAGCGCCTCGGCCTGGCCCGCTCGACCGTCGCGCGGTGGCTGGCCCGTCATGGTGTCGGACGCCGCGCGGCGCTCGATCCGCCGCCACCCGTCCGGCGCTATCAGCGGGAGAGGCCGGGCGAACTGATCCATATCGACATCAAGAAGCTGGGTCGCTTCGACCGGCCGGGCCATCGCGTCACGGGGTCACGGACGAAGGGATCGAGCCGCGGCGCCGGCTGGGACTTTGTCCATGTCGCCGTCGATGACGCGACCCGGCTGGCCTATGTCGAGGTCCTGCCCGACGAGCGGAAGGAGAGCGCCACCGCCTTTTTGGGCCGCGCGCGGGCCTGGTTCGCCGCGCGCGGCATCAAGGTCGAACGGGTGATGACCGACAACGGGTCATGCTACCGATCGCGCCTCTTCCGCCAGATCCTCGACGCACACACCATCCGTCATATCCGGACCCGGCCCTACACGCCCAAAACCAACGGCAAGGCAGAACGCTTCATCCAGACCCTCATCCGCGACTGGGCCTACGGAGCGACCTACGCCTCCTCCGCTGCACGCAACTCCGACCTGACGCGATGGCTTGACTGGTTCAACCTTCGAAGACCACACTCAGCCCTCAATGGCCAAGCTCCGACAATGGCTCTGAACAACCATATGAGAAGTCACAACTAG
- a CDS encoding RES family NAD+ phosphorylase, with translation MPLKDGHYTGPLYRALNPVYAREPLSGRGAELYGGRFNAKGTPALYTSLDPTTALREANQVGSLQPTILVSYKADLGPIFDTRHQDGLDRYGATEAMLADPAWRMKMLDGQLVPTQDLARALIAERFAGLLIKSFAKGASSSDLNIVLWAWTDNEGSLEVVDDEERLSRM, from the coding sequence ATGCCGCTGAAAGATGGGCACTACACAGGGCCACTCTATCGCGCCCTGAACCCGGTCTATGCGCGTGAACCTCTGTCCGGACGAGGCGCTGAACTCTATGGAGGGCGCTTTAACGCAAAGGGCACCCCTGCCCTCTACACCTCGCTGGATCCCACGACTGCTCTCCGAGAAGCCAACCAGGTCGGCAGCCTGCAACCCACGATCCTGGTGTCCTACAAGGCCGACCTTGGGCCTATTTTCGATACCCGCCATCAGGACGGACTTGACCGGTATGGCGCGACCGAGGCGATGCTTGCCGACCCTGCATGGCGCATGAAGATGCTCGATGGCCAATTGGTACCGACACAGGATTTAGCACGCGCCCTCATAGCAGAACGGTTTGCGGGGCTCCTGATCAAGAGTTTTGCGAAGGGCGCGTCGTCGTCGGACCTCAACATCGTCCTGTGGGCCTGGACTGACAATGAAGGTTCGTTGGAAGTGGTGGATGACGAAGAACGGCTGTCACGCATGTGA
- a CDS encoding MbcA/ParS/Xre antitoxin family protein — protein MHITNFAEAGQFEPRKIAAVLRTSAEEIALTVGLGKDALQRRARIGSDKTQRRLRELVEVLNKVEPRFGSELMAYAWYRSEPLPGFDGRTAMQLVQEGRAQQVLEYIDAVDAGVFA, from the coding sequence ATGCACATCACGAACTTTGCTGAAGCTGGGCAATTCGAACCGCGCAAGATCGCCGCGGTGCTACGCACGTCAGCAGAAGAGATCGCATTGACAGTCGGTTTGGGCAAAGACGCGTTGCAGAGGCGAGCCCGCATCGGTTCGGACAAGACGCAGCGCCGTCTGCGCGAATTGGTAGAGGTGCTGAACAAAGTCGAGCCCCGCTTCGGCTCGGAACTGATGGCCTATGCATGGTACCGGTCAGAGCCCCTGCCCGGCTTTGATGGCCGGACAGCCATGCAGCTGGTGCAGGAAGGCAGAGCTCAGCAAGTTCTGGAATACATCGATGCGGTCGATGCGGGCGTCTTTGCCTGA
- a CDS encoding ArdC family protein → MARSRMPKFDASEVITNEIIRIIERGVLPWRKPWTAGGSSRPLRVGGEPYQGVNNFLLTMRTVMAGHSSPFWMTLPQANALDAKVRKGEKSSVVVYYGQSRKDAGGEDDRSDGDNHSEEARIFRFQKSYRVFNSCQIEGLPDSFYPDPEPAPEHPPSEPIPHMQAFFDAIDITTVFTGTEAYYLPPVDKVYMPSITRFHDPRNFYGVWAHELAHATKAPHRLNRDFGLSQFGDTSYAREEIVAELTSVFLGQTLGFTAHTLEMNAAYLHNWLRVLRSDKGAIFRHAADAQRACDYLIARSEAGSAREGAEAA, encoded by the coding sequence ATGGCCCGATCCCGCATGCCAAAATTCGATGCCTCCGAGGTCATCACAAACGAAATCATCCGCATCATCGAGCGCGGCGTTCTGCCGTGGCGCAAGCCCTGGACCGCAGGCGGCAGCTCCCGCCCCCTGCGCGTGGGGGGTGAGCCCTACCAAGGGGTCAACAACTTCCTGCTGACCATGCGCACCGTGATGGCGGGCCACAGCTCGCCCTTCTGGATGACGCTGCCGCAAGCCAATGCGTTGGATGCGAAGGTCCGCAAGGGCGAGAAGTCCTCTGTCGTCGTCTATTACGGTCAAAGCCGGAAAGACGCCGGCGGCGAGGACGACCGCAGCGACGGGGATAATCACTCCGAGGAAGCCCGCATCTTCCGCTTCCAAAAATCCTACCGCGTGTTCAATTCCTGCCAGATCGAGGGCCTGCCCGACAGCTTCTATCCAGACCCGGAGCCCGCGCCCGAGCACCCGCCGTCCGAGCCCATCCCGCATATGCAGGCGTTCTTCGACGCGATCGACATCACGACCGTCTTCACGGGCACGGAAGCCTATTATCTGCCACCCGTGGACAAGGTCTACATGCCGTCGATCACCCGGTTCCACGATCCGCGCAATTTCTACGGGGTCTGGGCGCATGAGCTGGCCCATGCCACGAAAGCCCCCCATCGACTGAACCGCGATTTCGGGCTCTCGCAGTTCGGCGACACCTCCTACGCGCGCGAGGAGATCGTCGCGGAACTGACCTCGGTGTTCTTGGGTCAGACGCTCGGCTTCACGGCCCATACGCTCGAGATGAATGCCGCCTATCTCCACAACTGGTTGCGCGTTCTTCGGTCGGACAAGGGTGCGATCTTCCGGCACGCCGCGGATGCGCAGCGTGCCTGTGATTACCTGATCGCCAGATCGGAGGCGGGTAGTGCAAGGGAGGGCGCCGAGGCCGCCTGA
- a CDS encoding DUF6330 family protein produces the protein MSRKEPKTLRVACFNDGRRKIITFKRGAYWWSPSEGAYPLSAALESIKEQGGWIETIPNPNYRPKGLFG, from the coding sequence ATGTCACGTAAGGAACCCAAGACGCTGCGGGTGGCCTGCTTCAACGACGGCCGCCGCAAGATCATCACCTTCAAACGCGGTGCCTATTGGTGGAGCCCGTCCGAGGGTGCCTATCCGCTCTCGGCGGCACTTGAGAGCATCAAGGAACAAGGCGGTTGGATCGAAACCATCCCCAACCCGAATTACAGACCCAAGGGGCTGTTCGGGTAG
- a CDS encoding IS110 family transposase encodes MMTPTIAATCFVAIDLSKSKWLVALDAPQLAKIKSVRLDGFDTAGLIDLVRATVAEAIELCGPDQRPIVCFETGYDGFWLQRLLSNEGIETLVVDPTSFLVNRKARRVKTDRVDAEGMVVLLKNYCFGDRKAFRTVRVPTVAEEDAKRFHRERKRLMSERTGHINRIRALLALQGVRHINPAMVTWRKKLEGLETADGRPFPDQLMREIVRSFERLELTNKMIKALAEERDEALAAESEQFPEHEKAVLLEGLRGVGRHSAMLLSAEVFGREFKNRRHLSSYLGLTPSPYSSGDVERSQGISKAGNRPARTLGIELAWCWLRYQPQSALARWFRKYTAERPGVRKKVAIVALARKLIVALWRYVETGLVPSGAVLKAEV; translated from the coding sequence ATGATGACGCCAACCATTGCGGCAACCTGCTTTGTCGCCATTGATCTGAGCAAATCGAAATGGCTTGTGGCGCTTGATGCGCCGCAGTTGGCCAAGATCAAATCCGTGCGTTTGGACGGGTTTGATACGGCAGGACTGATTGATCTGGTTCGAGCGACCGTTGCGGAGGCGATTGAGCTTTGCGGGCCTGATCAGCGGCCGATCGTTTGCTTCGAAACTGGATACGATGGTTTCTGGCTGCAGAGGCTGCTGTCCAACGAAGGGATCGAGACTTTGGTTGTGGATCCGACCAGCTTTCTCGTGAACCGCAAAGCGCGCCGGGTCAAAACGGATCGCGTCGACGCCGAAGGCATGGTCGTTCTGCTGAAGAACTACTGTTTCGGTGATCGAAAGGCATTCCGCACTGTGCGCGTCCCGACCGTTGCTGAAGAAGACGCCAAACGCTTCCATCGAGAGCGCAAGAGGCTGATGAGCGAGCGCACTGGCCACATCAATCGCATTCGTGCCCTCCTCGCCCTGCAAGGCGTCCGGCATATCAATCCAGCGATGGTCACATGGCGCAAGAAACTGGAGGGCCTCGAAACTGCCGATGGCCGCCCTTTCCCCGATCAGCTCATGCGCGAGATCGTGCGATCTTTCGAACGCTTGGAACTGACGAACAAGATGATCAAGGCTCTGGCCGAGGAACGCGACGAAGCTCTTGCAGCTGAATCTGAACAGTTCCCCGAGCACGAAAAGGCAGTGCTGCTCGAAGGGCTTCGCGGTGTTGGACGACACAGTGCGATGCTCTTGTCCGCAGAGGTGTTCGGGCGAGAGTTCAAGAACAGGCGGCACCTGTCTTCCTATCTTGGTCTGACGCCCAGCCCCTATTCCAGCGGTGACGTGGAACGAAGCCAAGGGATCAGCAAAGCTGGCAATCGACCGGCGCGAACCCTCGGGATCGAGCTGGCGTGGTGCTGGCTGCGGTATCAGCCACAAAGCGCACTCGCGCGCTGGTTCAGAAAATACACTGCTGAACGCCCAGGGGTGAGAAAGAAAGTCGCCATTGTGGCTCTTGCCCGCAAGCTCATCGTGGCTTTGTGGCGATATGTGGAAACGGGACTTGTCCCGTCTGGCGCGGTTCTGAAGGCGGAGGTGTAA
- a CDS encoding ParB/RepB/Spo0J family partition protein: MTASFTPLTVAIGDLTAHPANVRSNSPETYDPENIAHLKASIAVLGLLQPLLVQKLDGKYAVLAGGRRHAALKELVADKAAKGFTAKAKIDCRLVPEDCDVTTVLSLAENVTQAPMNAIDEFEAFARMMEVDGQTPETIAKTFGTTVAAVKGRLRYGLIHPDIRAAARAKTITLDTMKAFAEHPSQEVQREVYDALTKEDSYLQAYTVRQALKSRGVQVSDDIGAFVREDYEARGGAVAADLLEEHSVLEDAALVETILLEKLGAAAEEARAKLGFAWADALVRYDYATMADYGRVYPGPIEPDEAAQKRIDEITAELEKLQLEMEDEGLEDDAYNALYDRVDALEEEARDLQEAYSADDLARAGVIASWSNGQITLHVGLVRPEDIVKEEGAPSSSTNTTGEEAPDAGEISYPASLAEDLKTERAMALGAAMALHPEATLDLTLFKLVSDVLASGMSVTQAIKIDARKEYRSHAKMDEIDETSLEQVAAAHDALDLSWLDEARSPADQFTAFRALEAGEKAKLVAYATASTTQSCFARDPRRDSLMHDFEIEIMPDIRAHWTPNAALFNRFKKAWLLKILGEDLGLAQEAVTLASSSKKEIVAFCDKLFAEPFATLTEAQRAAVAAWCPPMMQTYGVAFDNAEPTAETPEPDSEIAQAA; the protein is encoded by the coding sequence ATGACCGCAAGTTTTACCCCCCTCACCGTCGCCATTGGCGATCTGACAGCTCACCCCGCCAATGTGCGCAGCAACTCGCCGGAAACTTATGATCCCGAAAACATCGCGCATCTAAAGGCCAGCATCGCTGTGCTGGGCCTGCTCCAGCCGCTCCTTGTCCAGAAGCTCGACGGCAAATACGCCGTGCTTGCCGGTGGCCGGCGACATGCCGCGCTGAAGGAACTGGTCGCCGACAAGGCCGCGAAGGGCTTCACGGCGAAGGCCAAGATCGACTGCCGTCTTGTGCCAGAGGATTGCGATGTCACCACGGTCCTGTCGCTCGCCGAGAACGTCACCCAGGCGCCGATGAACGCGATCGACGAGTTCGAGGCTTTCGCCCGGATGATGGAAGTCGACGGCCAAACGCCCGAGACGATCGCCAAGACCTTCGGCACGACCGTTGCCGCCGTGAAAGGCCGGCTGCGCTACGGGCTGATCCATCCCGATATCCGCGCCGCGGCCCGGGCCAAGACGATCACGCTCGATACGATGAAGGCCTTTGCGGAGCATCCGAGCCAGGAGGTGCAGCGCGAGGTCTATGACGCGCTCACCAAGGAAGATAGCTATCTGCAAGCCTACACGGTCCGTCAGGCGCTGAAGTCTCGAGGCGTGCAGGTCAGCGACGATATCGGGGCCTTCGTGCGCGAGGACTATGAGGCCCGCGGCGGCGCTGTCGCGGCCGATCTTCTGGAAGAGCATTCGGTGCTGGAAGACGCCGCACTGGTCGAGACCATCCTGCTCGAGAAGCTCGGTGCCGCCGCCGAGGAGGCCCGCGCAAAACTGGGCTTTGCTTGGGCTGATGCTTTGGTGCGCTATGATTACGCGACCATGGCCGACTATGGCCGCGTCTATCCCGGCCCGATCGAGCCAGATGAGGCGGCCCAGAAGCGCATCGACGAGATCACCGCCGAGCTTGAGAAACTGCAGCTCGAGATGGAGGATGAGGGGCTCGAAGACGACGCTTACAATGCGCTCTACGACCGGGTGGACGCTCTGGAAGAGGAAGCCCGCGATCTGCAGGAGGCCTACAGCGCCGATGATCTCGCCCGTGCAGGCGTGATTGCGTCTTGGTCGAACGGGCAGATCACGCTCCATGTGGGCCTCGTCCGCCCGGAGGACATCGTGAAAGAAGAGGGCGCGCCCAGTTCCTCGACCAACACCACCGGAGAGGAGGCCCCCGACGCTGGCGAAATCAGCTACCCGGCCTCGCTGGCCGAGGACCTCAAGACCGAGCGGGCCATGGCGCTCGGGGCCGCGATGGCGCTGCATCCCGAGGCCACGCTCGATCTGACGCTCTTCAAGCTGGTCAGTGACGTTCTGGCCAGCGGCATGAGTGTCACGCAGGCGATCAAGATCGATGCCCGCAAGGAATACCGCAGCCATGCCAAAATGGACGAGATCGACGAGACCTCGCTTGAGCAGGTGGCGGCGGCGCATGATGCGCTTGACCTCTCGTGGCTCGATGAGGCCCGGTCCCCAGCCGATCAGTTCACGGCGTTCCGCGCGCTGGAGGCAGGCGAGAAGGCCAAGCTCGTCGCCTATGCGACGGCCAGCACGACGCAGTCCTGCTTCGCGCGGGACCCGCGGCGCGACAGCCTGATGCATGACTTCGAGATCGAGATCATGCCCGACATTCGGGCGCATTGGACGCCGAATGCGGCGCTCTTCAACCGCTTCAAGAAGGCCTGGCTCCTGAAGATCCTCGGCGAGGATTTGGGCCTGGCCCAGGAGGCGGTGACGTTGGCCTCGTCGAGCAAGAAGGAGATTGTGGCCTTCTGCGACAAGCTCTTCGCCGAGCCCTTCGCCACGCTCACGGAAGCGCAGCGCGCTGCCGTGGCCGCCTGGTGCCCCCCTATGATGCAGACCTACGGTGTCGCTTTTGATAACGCGGAGCCCACTGCGGAAACCCCGGAACCTGACAGCGAGATCGCGCAAGCGGCCTGA
- a CDS encoding regulator yields MAILKFSASAVAAQIAHARACKTFLPNWNGPVDRPALILIVGNGVHLRSNGIDGTTTRIVTTEQADPSFAFADGMNPFRDTDWMAQRRMASRDLTGQFYTDILDDVQVLIDRGQGAIRFATDGHSIRVFVRRASDYLIGGTYEVPSGLGGTFRVILKDACDTFAIVQNCGNCEDFDAMQPYRVPLDSLMEIDDRRVA; encoded by the coding sequence ATGGCTATTCTCAAGTTCTCTGCCTCAGCCGTTGCGGCGCAGATCGCCCATGCGCGCGCTTGCAAAACCTTCCTGCCCAACTGGAACGGGCCCGTGGACAGGCCGGCCCTGATCCTCATCGTCGGCAACGGCGTGCATCTGCGCTCGAACGGCATCGACGGCACAACCACCCGCATCGTCACGACCGAACAGGCCGATCCGTCCTTCGCCTTTGCCGACGGCATGAACCCGTTTCGGGATACCGATTGGATGGCTCAGCGCCGCATGGCGTCTCGTGATCTGACCGGGCAGTTCTACACCGACATTCTCGACGATGTGCAGGTGCTGATCGACCGGGGGCAGGGGGCGATCCGGTTCGCCACCGATGGTCACAGCATCCGCGTCTTCGTGCGCCGTGCGTCGGATTATCTCATCGGCGGGACCTACGAGGTGCCTTCAGGTCTTGGCGGCACCTTCCGGGTCATCCTCAAGGATGCCTGCGACACCTTCGCGATCGTGCAGAACTGTGGCAATTGCGAGGATTTCGACGCCATGCAGCCCTATCGCGTGCCTCTCGATTCGCTGATGGAGATCGATGACCGGAGGGTGGCATAA
- a CDS encoding type II toxin-antitoxin system PrlF family antitoxin: MTALAQDVSKLTDRYQTTVPAGVRKQLKLGKGDQIRYCTEPSGRVYIEPVRSDEDDPALGAFLDFVEADIKAHPDRIRAFDGALHDRLAALVGDVDVDLDAPLSLEDE, translated from the coding sequence ATGACAGCACTCGCACAAGACGTCTCGAAACTCACGGACCGGTATCAGACGACCGTGCCTGCGGGTGTGCGCAAGCAGCTCAAGCTGGGCAAGGGCGACCAGATTCGCTACTGCACCGAGCCGAGTGGCCGGGTCTATATCGAGCCCGTGCGCAGCGACGAGGATGATCCCGCGCTCGGCGCGTTTCTCGATTTTGTCGAGGCCGATATCAAGGCGCATCCGGATCGCATTCGGGCGTTCGATGGGGCTTTGCATGACCGTCTTGCAGCACTGGTCGGAGACGTTGACGTCGATCTCGATGCGCCGCTATCGCTCGAGGATGAATGA
- a CDS encoding type II toxin-antitoxin system YhaV family toxin: protein MNGDSVPAHAPLVINGWSIYAHPLFLDQLEGLTLEVEARKARDPKTWRKKNPTKRLAAIFKLVTEAIPADPGAAAFRQGGTLGDHRKHWFRAKFFQQYRLFYRFNSDAKVIVVAWVNDDKTLRAYGSKTDAYATFKGMLEDGNPPDNFDALLKEAEAADKRFETSLEAATDR, encoded by the coding sequence ATGAACGGCGATAGCGTGCCGGCCCACGCGCCCCTTGTCATAAACGGATGGTCGATTTACGCGCATCCGCTCTTTCTTGACCAGCTCGAAGGGCTGACCCTGGAAGTCGAGGCGCGAAAGGCACGCGATCCAAAGACCTGGCGCAAGAAAAACCCGACGAAACGGCTGGCCGCCATCTTCAAGCTGGTCACCGAGGCCATACCGGCAGATCCCGGTGCTGCGGCCTTCCGGCAAGGCGGCACGCTCGGGGATCACCGCAAGCACTGGTTCCGCGCGAAATTCTTCCAGCAGTATCGGTTGTTCTACCGGTTCAACAGCGATGCCAAAGTCATCGTGGTGGCCTGGGTGAACGACGACAAGACCCTGCGCGCCTATGGCAGTAAGACGGATGCCTATGCGACCTTCAAAGGGATGTTGGAAGATGGCAACCCACCTGACAATTTCGACGCGCTCTTGAAAGAAGCTGAGGCGGCGGACAAGCGGTTCGAGACGTCTCTTGAAGCGGCGACCGATCGGTAA
- a CDS encoding StaA, with protein sequence MAADVNSYDAWFRAQTQAALEDARAGTSQVQVMQAAQALIDAKRQGQSKP encoded by the coding sequence GTGGCGGCTGATGTCAATTCGTATGACGCGTGGTTTCGTGCGCAGACACAGGCCGCGCTTGAGGATGCGCGCGCTGGAACTTCACAGGTTCAGGTAATGCAGGCCGCGCAGGCTTTGATTGATGCGAAGCGCCAGGGCCAATCCAAGCCCTGA
- a CDS encoding DUF736 family protein has protein sequence MFAGTLNRNVETAAAEYTGMIHSTRFDIAIQLETRPKMSERSPDFDVTAVNKSGRKVRIGTAWSATGNTSGNPYISMQIDVGLGPFRVNAVQTKEARAAKSDEFEIIPLVSNGLMKSGSISGELTAMDADNAFTGYIANMMFDLEFMLIENGYKTEETHPDYRIEVSSPRGTPIRVGSAWMAKSSRTGNDYLSLLINTPDGDLRVNAVQNEEQRGGQAFSIIPFIDSGEPPQNADAGLILVA, from the coding sequence ATGTTCGCAGGAACCCTGAACCGCAATGTCGAGACCGCAGCCGCCGAGTACACCGGCATGATTCATTCGACGCGCTTTGACATCGCCATCCAGCTCGAAACCCGCCCGAAGATGTCCGAACGCAGCCCGGATTTTGATGTGACCGCGGTCAACAAGTCGGGCCGCAAGGTGCGCATCGGCACAGCCTGGAGCGCGACCGGCAATACCAGTGGCAACCCCTACATCTCGATGCAGATCGATGTCGGCCTGGGCCCGTTCCGCGTCAATGCCGTGCAGACGAAGGAAGCGCGGGCGGCCAAAAGCGACGAATTCGAGATCATCCCGCTGGTCTCGAACGGCCTGATGAAATCCGGCTCGATCTCGGGCGAGCTCACCGCCATGGACGCGGACAACGCCTTCACCGGCTACATCGCCAACATGATGTTCGATCTGGAGTTCATGCTGATCGAGAATGGCTACAAGACCGAGGAGACCCATCCCGACTACCGGATCGAGGTCAGCTCGCCCCGGGGCACGCCGATCCGCGTTGGCTCGGCCTGGATGGCGAAAAGCAGCCGCACGGGCAATGACTACCTGTCGCTGCTGATCAACACGCCCGATGGCGACCTGCGCGTCAACGCCGTGCAGAACGAAGAACAGCGCGGCGGGCAGGCCTTTTCGATCATCCCGTTCATCGACAGCGGTGAACCGCCGCAGAACGCAGATGCCGGGCTGATTCTGGTCGCCTGA